In Populus nigra chromosome 1, ddPopNigr1.1, whole genome shotgun sequence, one genomic interval encodes:
- the LOC133702582 gene encoding probable glutathione S-transferase, whose protein sequence is MAADQVTLLDFWSSPFGMRVRIALAEKGVKYEYSELDLRNKSDLLLQMNPVHKKIPVLVHDGKPVCESLIIVQYIDEVWKDKAPLLPSDPHKRAQSRFWADFVDKKIYDFGRKIWTTNGEDQEAAKKDFIDSLKLLEGELGDKPYFGGETLGYVDVALLPFYCWFYAYETIGNFNIEADCPKLIACCKRCLQKESVSKSLKDPQILYDFAVMVRKKLGIE, encoded by the exons ATGGCTGCTGATCAGGTAACCCTGTTGGATTTCTGGTCAAGTCCATTTGGTATGAGAGTGAGAATAGCGTTGGCTGAAAAGGGTGTAAAGTATGAGTACAGTGAACTAGATTTGAGGAACAAAAGTGATTTGCTTCTTCAAATGAATCCTGTTCACAAGAAAATCCCAGTTCTTGTCCATGATGGGAAACCTGTTTGTGAGTCACTTATCATTGTTCAGTATATTGATGAGGTGTGGAAGGACAAGGCTCCTTTGTTGCCTTCTGATCCTCACAAGAGAGCTCAGTCTAGGTTTTGGGCAGATTTTGTTGACAAAAAG ATATATGACTTTGGGAGGAAGATATGGACAACAAACGGGGAAGATCAGGAGGCAGCCAAGAAGGATTTCATTGACAGCCTCAAGCTTTTGGAAGGAGAGCTTGGAGACAAGCCTTACTTTGGGGGCGAGACCCTCGGCTATGTTGATGTAGCACTACTTCCTTTCTATTGCTGGTTTTATGCCTATGAAACCATCGGCAACTTCAATATAGAAGCTGACTGTCCGAAGCTTATTGCTTGCTGTAAGAGGTGCTTGCAGAAAGAGAGCGTATCCAAGTCTCTAAAAGATCCTCAGATACTCTATGATTTCGCTGTGATGGTGAGGAAGAAGCTTGGGATTGAGTAG